A stretch of Plesiomonas shigelloides DNA encodes these proteins:
- the queF gene encoding NADPH-dependent 7-cyano-7-deazaguanine reductase QueF (Catalyzes the NADPH-dependent reduction of 7-cyano-7-deazaguanine (preQ0) to 7-aminomethyl-7-deazaguanine (preQ1) in queuosine biosynthesis), giving the protein MTKYHNDPALQGLTLGKSTDYCDQYNPQLLQPVPRALNRDDLQLTGSLPFSGADLWTLYELSWLNNNGVPQVAIGDVYIPATSRNLVESKSFKLYLNSFNQTRFADWESVAATLQRDLSQCAEGDVKVLLHRVDAYPGQAIADFPGECIDEQDIVIDDYHFNADYLQGAASQANGEPMPMVEETLVSHLLKSNCLITRQPDWGSVSIHYRGPQINREALLRYLISFRSHNEFHEQCVERIFTDLKRFCAPEKLTVFARYTRRGGLDINPFRSDWEAMPAQNRRLARQ; this is encoded by the coding sequence ATGACCAAATACCACAATGATCCGGCGCTGCAGGGATTAACGCTGGGAAAATCCACGGACTACTGTGATCAATACAACCCGCAGTTGCTGCAACCGGTACCGCGAGCGCTCAATCGCGACGACCTGCAGCTGACCGGCTCGTTGCCTTTTTCGGGCGCCGATCTGTGGACGTTGTATGAATTGTCATGGCTGAACAATAACGGTGTGCCACAAGTGGCCATCGGCGATGTGTATATTCCGGCCACCAGCCGCAATCTGGTGGAGTCGAAAAGCTTTAAGCTGTACCTGAACAGCTTTAATCAGACCCGTTTTGCCGATTGGGAAAGCGTAGCGGCCACCTTACAACGCGATCTGAGCCAGTGCGCTGAGGGTGACGTTAAGGTGCTGCTGCACCGCGTGGATGCCTACCCAGGTCAAGCGATTGCCGATTTCCCTGGCGAATGTATTGATGAGCAGGATATCGTCATTGATGACTACCATTTCAATGCCGATTATCTGCAAGGTGCTGCCAGCCAAGCCAACGGTGAGCCGATGCCGATGGTTGAAGAAACACTGGTCAGCCATTTGCTTAAGTCTAACTGCCTGATCACCCGTCAGCCGGATTGGGGCTCTGTCAGCATTCATTATCGCGGCCCGCAGATTAATCGCGAAGCCCTGCTCCGCTATTTAATCTCGTTCCGTAGCCATAATGAGTTTCATGAGCAGTGCGTTGAGCGGATCTTTACCGATCTCAAACGTTTTTGCGCCCCAGAAAAACTGACCGTGTTTGCACGCTATACCCGCCGCGGTGGATTGGATATCAATCCGTTCCGCTCTGATTGGGAAGCGATGCCGGCGCAAAACCGCCGTTTGGCGCGTCAGTAA
- a CDS encoding DUF423 domain-containing protein produces the protein MMLRFILPFGALSGFFVVAFGAFGAHVLSRSLAAAQMTLIQTGLNYQMFHTAALLAVGVLGLQYPRQRLDLGCLWWVLGILLFSGSLYAYALSGLHWLVWLTPVGGVSFLAGWLVLLSKLLQLRRTAHE, from the coding sequence ATGATGCTGCGATTTATTCTGCCGTTTGGTGCACTGAGCGGATTTTTTGTCGTCGCGTTTGGCGCTTTTGGTGCTCATGTGCTGAGCCGCTCACTGGCTGCGGCGCAGATGACCTTGATCCAGACGGGTTTGAATTATCAGATGTTTCACACCGCAGCACTGCTAGCGGTGGGAGTTTTAGGTTTGCAGTATCCGCGTCAGCGGCTGGATCTCGGCTGCTTGTGGTGGGTACTTGGCATTTTATTATTCAGTGGCAGCTTGTATGCCTACGCATTGTCCGGCCTACATTGGCTGGTGTGGTTAACCCCGGTCGGGGGCGTGAGCTTTCTGGCCGGTTGGCTGGTGCTGCTGAGCAAATTATTACAGTTGAGGAGAACCGCGCATGAATAA
- a CDS encoding tetratricopeptide repeat protein translates to MWRVFFLLLFSFFSTGSYAISLDDLSTYEPTPELVQAEELLKTDPALALEKLNAYIEKPDRGLTASNSVRNLSLQYLQQSRENMLQALLLKSQAQNKTGNRRGALKTLDYLMQLAKNLNNSHIQAKATLLKAQYLWLQTGNPQTALQTLAQSNLTQNLTHLSASVQVQYQLLMASIYLDTLSPSHQKGSIPQIQAYLHDAHALLNKVSEPRLKIEYYLAESRLNTLLQHRNATQEALMTAMGLAIAHREDDLVADAQLQLANFYVTYGGYSLALNYASRAAGFYEKVGEKSSLASALKLIGHIHSYEDRPNLALVNYLNAIDLANTAPNPGKLIDIKLGTAFVYLQLNELEKAKEYIEQVDNIISADKKAGPLLHPVYLLLKGEYLLRSDKIKPALSVINEGLKETPPDDLSLRKYAYSLLIQGYQKIGNRNQENAYLQDKVKLLEQIRSQQVEFNAETLLQHEQLIDKINTNHELQASYQSLERQYSRGRKLNQLLLCAILVAVVAMCYFMIVTSAYRGALSRNRKIGFSHPRTHLANQRKLNAMLPGYLQGTVRLCEQAITGEQTNVLDDNPFKDLRLKVALIRLNWLTELRLRPDFSYQAIVKLEGELGDYLQATLGSRGQLFHLNDSGFLYVEPGDVSPSPEEFAEYLLRTCEQFPQYKAPAGQISVGACHYPLLPRAISGVQLPELLNVLQLAQTAAAQLNQQYDQNHWVMLLPIPTATPACFQGDLYVACLDAIRRGLIKVAHSDTPNPVDWVTLLAQYSSPAHTPARLATVGE, encoded by the coding sequence ATGTGGCGTGTTTTTTTTCTTCTGTTGTTCTCTTTTTTTTCTACCGGTAGCTATGCCATATCCCTTGATGATTTATCAACGTATGAGCCGACGCCGGAATTAGTTCAGGCAGAAGAACTGTTAAAAACAGACCCAGCGCTGGCGCTGGAAAAACTCAATGCGTACATTGAGAAGCCTGATCGCGGCCTGACCGCCAGTAATTCGGTGCGTAACCTGAGCCTACAATACCTGCAACAAAGCCGCGAAAATATGCTTCAGGCGCTGTTGCTAAAAAGCCAAGCACAAAACAAAACCGGAAATCGCCGCGGCGCCTTAAAAACGCTAGATTACCTGATGCAACTGGCGAAGAACCTCAATAACTCGCATATCCAAGCCAAAGCCACATTGCTCAAGGCCCAATATCTTTGGTTACAAACCGGTAATCCCCAAACTGCGTTACAGACACTGGCGCAATCCAACCTAACGCAAAATTTAACGCACTTATCTGCCAGTGTGCAGGTGCAATATCAGCTGCTGATGGCATCGATTTACCTCGATACGCTCTCGCCTTCACACCAAAAAGGCAGCATTCCACAAATTCAGGCATATCTGCACGATGCGCACGCGCTACTGAATAAAGTCAGTGAACCGCGCTTAAAAATTGAATATTACTTGGCAGAAAGTCGTCTAAATACTCTGTTGCAACATCGCAATGCCACACAAGAAGCATTAATGACCGCGATGGGCCTCGCCATTGCGCATCGAGAAGACGATTTGGTGGCCGATGCCCAATTGCAACTGGCTAACTTCTATGTCACGTATGGCGGCTACTCACTGGCCTTGAACTATGCCTCGCGCGCCGCGGGATTTTATGAAAAAGTGGGTGAAAAAAGCAGCCTGGCGAGTGCATTAAAGCTGATTGGTCATATCCACAGTTATGAAGATCGTCCTAATTTGGCGCTGGTCAATTACCTTAATGCCATTGATTTGGCCAATACAGCTCCCAATCCAGGAAAGTTGATTGATATTAAACTCGGCACGGCGTTTGTTTATTTACAGCTAAACGAGTTAGAAAAAGCCAAAGAATATATCGAGCAGGTTGATAACATCATCAGCGCAGATAAAAAAGCGGGCCCATTGCTACACCCGGTCTATTTGCTATTGAAAGGCGAATATTTACTGCGTAGCGATAAAATAAAACCGGCATTAAGTGTCATCAATGAGGGGCTAAAAGAAACACCACCCGACGACCTGAGCTTGCGTAAATATGCATATTCATTATTGATTCAAGGTTATCAGAAAATAGGTAATCGTAATCAGGAAAATGCGTATTTACAGGATAAAGTTAAATTACTCGAGCAGATTCGTTCACAACAAGTCGAGTTCAATGCCGAAACCCTGCTACAGCATGAGCAGTTGATTGACAAAATTAATACCAACCATGAATTACAAGCCAGCTACCAGTCACTGGAGCGGCAATATTCACGTGGCCGCAAACTTAATCAATTATTGCTCTGTGCCATATTAGTGGCAGTTGTCGCCATGTGTTACTTCATGATTGTCACTTCCGCTTATCGTGGCGCTCTGAGTCGTAACCGCAAAATCGGTTTTAGTCATCCACGTACTCACTTGGCCAATCAGCGCAAGCTCAATGCCATGCTACCGGGTTACTTACAAGGCACGGTGCGCTTGTGCGAACAAGCAATCACGGGCGAGCAGACCAACGTGTTGGACGACAACCCGTTTAAAGATTTACGCCTGAAAGTGGCGCTGATCCGCCTAAATTGGTTAACTGAACTACGGTTACGACCTGATTTCAGTTATCAAGCCATTGTGAAACTCGAAGGCGAGCTTGGCGACTACCTGCAAGCAACCTTAGGCAGCCGTGGACAGCTGTTCCATCTGAATGACAGCGGCTTTTTATATGTCGAGCCGGGTGATGTGAGCCCGTCACCGGAAGAGTTTGCCGAGTACCTGTTGCGCACCTGCGAGCAATTCCCGCAGTACAAAGCGCCGGCCGGACAAATCAGTGTTGGTGCCTGCCACTACCCACTGCTGCCACGGGCAATCAGTGGCGTACAGTTACCAGAATTGCTTAACGTGTTACAATTGGCGCAAACCGCAGCCGCACAACTTAATCAGCAATATGACCAGAACCATTGGGTGATGTTGTTACCGATCCCGACCGCCACTCCGGCGTGTTTCCAAGGGGATCTGTATGTTGCCTGTCTGGACGCTATCCGGCGCGGGCTGATTAAAGTTGCCCATTCCGATACCCCCAATCCGGTCGACTGGGTCACCTTACTGGCACAATACTCGTCGCCAGCTCACACTCCTGCGAGGCTGGCCACAGTGGGTGAATAG
- a CDS encoding YqcC family protein, producing MEREQQVRQLLEDIRLVMMELALWQKLPPEPQAFQSVEPFSIDTMEAQEWLQWVFLPRMHALLDAGAGLPTRFSITPYFEEALKEQEQISRLLALLRALDELLNQET from the coding sequence ATGGAACGCGAGCAGCAAGTTCGTCAGTTGCTGGAGGATATCCGGCTGGTGATGATGGAATTGGCTTTGTGGCAGAAATTGCCGCCAGAGCCACAGGCTTTTCAGAGTGTCGAGCCGTTCAGTATCGATACGATGGAAGCGCAGGAGTGGTTGCAGTGGGTCTTTTTACCGCGCATGCATGCGTTGTTGGACGCCGGTGCGGGTTTACCGACTCGCTTTTCGATCACCCCGTATTTTGAAGAAGCGCTCAAAGAGCAGGAGCAGATTAGCCGGTTGCTGGCGCTACTGCGTGCGCTGGATGAACTACTCAATCAGGAAACCTAA
- a CDS encoding sensor domain-containing diguanylate cyclase: MTQTPQAQAMDSMTDLHRQLAQIQDHYQQLSRKSMRESELLRRVLGRLAQSLEGSDSELDRLLTDIRIDLDRTKDTSLMIPRLALLERLAFKYSQQRLTHNKRINEAVLHTAECLKATAALPPQLRQDVVMLLDRQQNPEQIDRIERILSLSERAIRLLASLGDQQDARPAPAALQQDTLQKMSDELQHLISELDFDSDAGERLLEIRNQLLIGTSVQQLVHYSFEIIELILQGTRTERRLSRRFLAALNDDLSALHQSMNKSMESAYSDHKGMQGLNREMQDTLQLLERAPNLSGEQVQFALQQLRSITERHHRLCQQMYSSIERSQSNEGRLCAIIEQTTDYRNRLLDQQHRLFLDHLTKVYNRAALQERLDLEYKRWQRYQQPLWFVMVDIDRFKDLNDTYGHLAGDKALKIIARAIQQSLRETDFIARFGGEEFALLISDMSPDELSIKLEEIREKISQLPFKFHADKVSITVSLGASELQSGDTISTWQERADKALYHAKNNGRNQIFIH; the protein is encoded by the coding sequence ATGACTCAAACTCCGCAGGCTCAGGCGATGGATAGCATGACTGATTTACACCGGCAACTGGCTCAAATTCAGGATCACTATCAGCAACTGTCACGCAAAAGCATGCGGGAAAGTGAATTGTTACGTCGGGTATTGGGCCGACTGGCGCAATCACTGGAAGGATCGGACAGCGAGCTGGATCGCTTATTGACCGACATCCGAATCGATCTCGATCGCACCAAAGACACCTCGTTGATGATCCCCCGTCTGGCTCTGCTAGAGCGTCTGGCATTTAAATACAGCCAGCAGCGTCTGACCCATAACAAACGCATCAATGAAGCGGTGCTGCATACCGCCGAATGTCTGAAAGCCACCGCCGCGCTGCCACCGCAGCTGCGCCAAGATGTGGTGATGCTGCTCGATCGCCAGCAAAATCCGGAGCAAATTGATCGCATCGAGCGGATCTTGAGTCTCTCCGAGCGCGCTATTCGCTTGCTGGCCTCATTAGGCGATCAGCAAGATGCGCGCCCTGCACCAGCAGCCCTGCAGCAAGACACGCTGCAAAAAATGTCTGATGAGCTGCAACACCTGATCTCCGAACTGGATTTTGACTCTGATGCCGGTGAGCGTCTGCTCGAGATCCGCAATCAACTGCTGATTGGTACCAGCGTGCAGCAATTGGTGCACTACAGCTTTGAAATCATCGAGCTGATTTTGCAAGGCACCCGCACTGAGCGGCGTTTATCACGCCGTTTTCTGGCGGCACTGAACGATGATTTAAGCGCCTTGCATCAGAGCATGAATAAATCGATGGAATCGGCCTACAGCGACCACAAAGGGATGCAAGGCTTGAACCGCGAGATGCAAGACACCCTGCAATTGCTGGAACGCGCACCGAATCTCTCCGGTGAACAGGTGCAATTTGCCTTACAGCAACTGCGCAGTATTACCGAGCGTCACCATCGCTTATGTCAGCAGATGTACAGCTCCATCGAGCGTTCACAAAGCAATGAAGGACGCCTGTGCGCCATCATCGAGCAGACCACTGATTACCGTAATCGCTTGCTCGATCAACAGCACCGACTATTCCTCGATCATCTGACCAAAGTGTACAACCGAGCCGCGCTGCAAGAGCGTTTGGATTTGGAGTACAAACGCTGGCAGCGCTATCAGCAGCCGCTGTGGTTTGTGATGGTGGATATCGACCGCTTTAAAGATCTGAACGATACTTATGGGCATCTGGCCGGCGATAAAGCGTTAAAAATCATTGCGCGCGCCATTCAACAATCGCTGCGCGAAACCGACTTTATCGCCCGTTTCGGTGGAGAAGAGTTTGCCTTGCTGATCTCAGATATGTCGCCGGACGAACTGAGCATCAAGCTCGAAGAGATCCGCGAGAAAATCAGCCAGTTGCCATTTAAGTTCCACGCTGACAAAGTCTCCATCACAGTGTCGCTCGGCGCCAGTGAGTTACAAAGTGGTGACACCATCAGCACTTGGCAAGAACGAGCGGATAAGGCGTTGTACCACGCGAAAAACAACGGCCGAAATCAAATCTTCATACATTGA
- a CDS encoding DUF3549 family protein: MTAALTELLTRAQVKACFYDLGRRPYPLSLVTFGVLENQQRPYPYPLRGQAHLALCCQRPSESEPSIWFLQINLDERGLLIPEECARFARLLLNTLGADLSREPHTEEEKNALAQHPQHWQPSPERMAMFHALLARDLHQPASRYYEHAQFYLSGKAGWENWHGVGLQGLADVVVRCGQEQNHALLCQALAHAPEQALQGICLCLEQSDISREMAQVLLQRQHLQHQNPEADTESRLLLLRALAYAPDLPEIRDFITQQLRQADVNAWLIVLTARLIHRLSDPQILPVYLEALAGSPLFGRLYPEVITQPFLRSQIFAMLQSESAPRALIDALTALQQQLQLRAE, encoded by the coding sequence ATGACTGCAGCCCTGACAGAATTGCTCACCCGCGCACAGGTAAAAGCCTGTTTTTACGATCTGGGCCGTCGCCCGTATCCTTTATCGTTAGTTACCTTCGGCGTGTTGGAGAATCAGCAGCGCCCTTACCCTTATCCGCTGCGCGGCCAAGCGCATTTGGCACTGTGCTGCCAACGCCCCAGCGAAAGTGAACCATCCATCTGGTTTTTACAGATTAATTTAGATGAGCGCGGACTGCTGATCCCAGAAGAGTGCGCCCGTTTTGCGCGCCTGCTGCTTAATACTCTCGGTGCCGATCTCAGCCGCGAGCCGCACACCGAAGAGGAGAAAAACGCACTGGCGCAACATCCGCAGCACTGGCAACCGTCGCCTGAGCGGATGGCAATGTTCCATGCGCTGCTAGCGCGGGATTTGCACCAACCCGCTTCCCGCTATTATGAGCATGCGCAATTTTATCTCAGTGGCAAGGCAGGATGGGAAAATTGGCACGGTGTCGGATTACAAGGGTTAGCGGATGTGGTGGTGCGCTGTGGTCAAGAGCAAAACCATGCCTTGCTGTGCCAAGCCTTAGCCCACGCGCCCGAGCAAGCCTTGCAAGGGATCTGTTTGTGCTTGGAGCAAAGTGATATTAGCCGCGAGATGGCGCAAGTCTTATTACAACGCCAGCACTTACAGCATCAAAACCCTGAGGCCGATACTGAAAGTCGCCTATTGCTGTTACGTGCATTGGCCTATGCGCCGGATCTGCCGGAGATCCGCGATTTTATCACGCAGCAATTACGCCAAGCCGATGTGAATGCCTGGTTGATCGTGCTAACCGCACGTTTGATCCACCGCTTGAGCGATCCGCAGATCTTGCCGGTGTATCTAGAAGCGTTAGCGGGATCACCACTGTTTGGTCGTCTGTACCCAGAAGTGATCACCCAGCCATTTTTGCGTAGCCAGATTTTTGCCATGCTACAAAGCGAAAGTGCGCCACGTGCGCTGATTGATGCGTTAACCGCATTACAGCAACAACTGCAGCTCAGAGCAGAATAA
- the ppnN gene encoding nucleotide 5'-monophosphate nucleosidase PpnN, with the protein MITHLNPIGTMDQLSQLEVDMLKRTASSELYQLFRNCSLAVLNSGSQTDNSKELLAKHSSFDINVVRRERGVKLELINPPETAFVDGKIIRGLHEHLFAVLRDILFVNGQLAAMPHLQQQLQKDSVHITNLVFALLRNAKVLHTGEYPNMVVCWGGHSINEGEYQYARMVGHELGLRDLNICTGCGPGAMEAPMKGAAVGHAKQRIKTGRFLGITEPSIIAAEPPNPLVTELVILPDIEKRLEAFVRMGHGIIIFPGGVGTAEELLYILGIMLHPDNREQPMPIVLTGPKQSEAYFRTLDAFIGKTLGPEAQARYQIVVDNPVKVAQIMKEGMPAVKEHRMQTGDAYSFNWSLKIDDAFQQPFEPSHENMRQLNLHLAQPAAELAADLRRAFSGIVAGNVKDKGIQAIEKYGPYQIDGDKQLMQDMDQLLESFVHQHRMKLPGSAYVPCYEILK; encoded by the coding sequence TTGATTACTCACCTCAATCCCATCGGTACGATGGATCAACTTTCCCAGCTCGAAGTGGACATGCTCAAACGCACTGCGTCCAGCGAGCTGTATCAACTGTTTCGTAACTGCTCCCTCGCAGTACTGAACTCGGGTAGCCAGACCGATAACAGCAAGGAGCTTCTGGCCAAACACAGCAGTTTTGACATCAACGTGGTGCGCCGTGAGCGCGGCGTTAAACTCGAATTGATCAATCCGCCGGAAACCGCGTTCGTCGACGGTAAAATTATCCGCGGTCTGCACGAACACCTGTTTGCGGTGCTGCGCGATATTCTGTTTGTGAACGGCCAACTGGCCGCGATGCCCCACCTGCAACAACAGCTGCAAAAAGACTCAGTGCATATCACCAATCTGGTGTTCGCTTTGCTGCGTAACGCCAAGGTGTTGCACACTGGCGAATACCCGAACATGGTGGTGTGCTGGGGCGGCCACTCAATCAATGAAGGCGAATACCAGTACGCTCGTATGGTCGGCCATGAGCTTGGCTTACGTGACCTGAATATTTGCACCGGTTGTGGCCCTGGCGCGATGGAAGCGCCAATGAAAGGCGCCGCGGTTGGACATGCCAAGCAGCGCATCAAAACCGGCCGCTTCTTAGGCATTACCGAGCCGTCGATTATTGCCGCTGAGCCGCCGAACCCACTGGTGACCGAGCTGGTGATCCTGCCGGATATCGAAAAGCGTTTGGAAGCCTTTGTGCGTATGGGCCACGGCATCATCATCTTCCCGGGCGGCGTCGGTACGGCTGAAGAGCTGTTGTATATCCTTGGCATCATGCTGCATCCGGATAACCGCGAGCAGCCAATGCCGATTGTGCTCACCGGCCCGAAACAGAGCGAAGCCTATTTTCGCACCTTGGATGCCTTCATTGGCAAAACCTTGGGCCCTGAGGCGCAAGCGCGTTACCAAATCGTGGTCGATAATCCGGTGAAAGTGGCGCAAATCATGAAAGAAGGCATGCCGGCGGTGAAAGAACACCGCATGCAAACGGGCGATGCTTACAGCTTCAACTGGTCACTGAAAATTGATGATGCATTCCAGCAGCCGTTTGAACCGAGCCATGAGAATATGCGTCAGCTGAATCTGCATCTGGCACAACCGGCCGCCGAACTGGCCGCAGATCTTCGCCGCGCATTTTCCGGCATTGTAGCCGGTAACGTGAAAGATAAAGGGATCCAAGCCATCGAGAAATACGGCCCGTATCAGATAGATGGTGATAAGCAACTGATGCAGGATATGGATCAATTGCTGGAAAGTTTTGTCCACCAGCACCGAATGAAACTGCCGGGCAGCGCCTACGTGCCTTGCTATGAAATATTGAAATAA
- the xni gene encoding flap endonuclease Xni, whose protein sequence is MTIHLLVVDALNLIRRIHAVHESHKTSPEQPVDMARCISQSRNALEQLLQHTQPTHAVAVFDSALREPGWRHQLLPSYKEGRPAMPDDLAAALTQFQDAFAEQGVASLTAQEDEADDLAATLAWQVCSRGHQATIVSTDKGYCQLLAPTLQIRDYFQKRWLDLPFVEQEFGVAPALLPDYWGLAGISSSKIPGIAGIGGKTAATLLNRYGSLEAVLAATDHSPALLKKLSDQGEMAHLCRQVATLRRDLPLGINLQQLRWQKKS, encoded by the coding sequence ATGACGATTCATTTACTGGTGGTGGATGCCCTGAATCTTATCCGCCGCATTCATGCCGTGCATGAAAGCCATAAGACTTCGCCCGAACAGCCAGTGGATATGGCGCGCTGCATCAGCCAAAGCCGCAATGCGCTCGAGCAGCTGTTGCAGCATACCCAGCCCACGCATGCCGTGGCAGTATTTGACAGCGCGCTGCGCGAACCTGGCTGGCGTCACCAGCTGCTGCCCAGCTACAAAGAGGGACGACCGGCCATGCCGGACGATCTGGCGGCAGCATTAACGCAGTTTCAAGATGCTTTTGCCGAACAGGGCGTGGCCAGTTTAACCGCGCAAGAGGATGAGGCCGATGATTTGGCCGCCACGCTGGCATGGCAAGTGTGCAGCCGCGGGCACCAAGCCACCATCGTATCCACCGATAAAGGCTATTGCCAGTTACTGGCACCTACCTTGCAAATTCGCGACTACTTCCAAAAACGCTGGTTGGATTTGCCCTTTGTTGAACAAGAATTTGGCGTGGCTCCAGCCCTGCTTCCCGACTATTGGGGATTGGCTGGTATTAGCAGCAGTAAAATTCCCGGCATTGCGGGGATCGGTGGCAAAACCGCCGCTACACTGCTCAACCGCTATGGCTCACTGGAGGCTGTACTCGCGGCCACCGACCATTCACCGGCGCTGCTCAAAAAGCTGAGTGACCAAGGCGAGATGGCACACCTGTGCCGCCAAGTGGCAACGCTACGCCGCGATCTGCCGCTCGGGATCAACTTGCAGCAGTTACGTTGGCAAAAAAAATCCTGA
- the syd gene encoding SecY-interacting protein: MRDQVQQQVIDALQQLNLRYEQCWQNNMQTLPQSVSLCDISSPCVVSQDSERVYWQPQPRCQDINLQAVEQALDIQIREDIHAYFSAQFAADMAVNWQNHALILLQVWNEEDWSRLQENLIGHLVAQRQRKCTPTLFVALTDDDNQIVSVCNLTGAVVLERLGSSEHTVLADNLVAFLGGLQPRIAEL; the protein is encoded by the coding sequence ATGCGAGATCAAGTGCAACAGCAAGTGATAGATGCCCTGCAACAGTTAAATCTGCGCTATGAGCAGTGTTGGCAGAATAACATGCAAACGCTGCCGCAGAGTGTCAGTTTGTGCGATATTTCATCACCTTGTGTGGTGTCTCAGGATAGTGAGCGGGTGTATTGGCAGCCACAACCGCGTTGCCAAGACATCAACTTACAGGCCGTCGAACAGGCACTTGATATTCAAATTCGAGAGGATATCCACGCCTATTTCAGTGCCCAGTTTGCCGCCGATATGGCCGTGAACTGGCAGAATCATGCCCTGATTTTGTTGCAGGTCTGGAACGAAGAGGATTGGTCTCGTTTACAGGAAAATCTGATTGGGCATCTGGTGGCACAGCGTCAGCGAAAATGCACGCCAACCTTATTTGTTGCGCTGACCGACGATGATAACCAGATAGTGTCGGTCTGTAACCTCACTGGCGCGGTAGTTCTTGAGCGTCTGGGCAGTAGCGAGCACACGGTGCTGGCTGACAATCTGGTCGCCTTTTTGGGCGGTTTGCAGCCGCGTATCGCCGAGCTGTAA
- the rlmM gene encoding 23S rRNA (cytidine(2498)-2'-O)-methyltransferase RlmM produces MNKLALYCRPGFEKECAAEITDKAAQLGVYGFARVKDNSGYVLFECYQYEDADKLAQEIPFKTLIFARQMIVVGELLKDLPQEDRITPIVGMLTNVIEGPGELRVEVPDTNEAKELSKFCRKFSVPLRAALRKAGILLNKENPYRPVLHVFFIAPGCCYVGYSYSNNNSPLYMGIPRLKFPSDAPSRSTLKLEEALHLFVPHDEWDERLGSGMWAVDLGACPGGWTYQLVQRSMFVYAVDNGPMAESLMMTGQVTHCREDGFKFQPPRSNIAWLVCDMVEKPAKVAALMTDWLVNGWCREAIFNLKLPMKKRYEEVSHILEKMQTALKDNGVNAQIAAKQLYHDREEITVHVRRIWAATSPKANAYRRYRDDE; encoded by the coding sequence ATGAATAAACTGGCGCTGTATTGTCGTCCAGGCTTTGAGAAAGAGTGTGCGGCGGAGATTACGGATAAAGCCGCCCAACTCGGGGTCTATGGTTTTGCCCGCGTAAAAGATAACAGCGGCTATGTGCTGTTTGAGTGTTATCAGTATGAAGACGCCGATAAGCTGGCGCAGGAGATCCCGTTTAAGACGTTGATCTTTGCCCGTCAGATGATCGTGGTGGGTGAACTGCTTAAAGATCTGCCGCAAGAAGATCGGATCACCCCGATCGTTGGCATGCTGACTAACGTGATTGAAGGCCCGGGTGAGCTGCGCGTAGAAGTGCCAGACACCAATGAAGCCAAAGAGCTGTCTAAGTTCTGCCGTAAATTCTCGGTTCCGCTGCGCGCGGCGCTGCGTAAAGCCGGTATCTTGCTGAACAAGGAAAACCCGTATCGTCCGGTGCTGCATGTGTTTTTCATCGCGCCGGGCTGCTGCTATGTCGGTTATTCCTACAGCAACAACAACTCGCCGTTGTACATGGGGATCCCGCGTCTGAAATTCCCATCCGATGCGCCAAGCCGCTCTACCCTGAAGCTGGAAGAAGCGTTACATCTGTTTGTGCCACACGATGAGTGGGATGAGCGTTTGGGCTCTGGCATGTGGGCGGTAGATTTAGGTGCTTGCCCAGGCGGTTGGACCTATCAGCTGGTACAGCGCAGCATGTTTGTGTACGCAGTGGATAACGGCCCAATGGCCGAAAGCCTGATGATGACCGGTCAGGTGACACACTGCCGCGAAGATGGCTTTAAGTTCCAGCCACCACGCTCTAATATTGCATGGTTGGTGTGTGACATGGTGGAAAAACCGGCCAAAGTGGCGGCATTGATGACCGATTGGCTGGTGAACGGCTGGTGCCGTGAGGCGATTTTCAACCTCAAGCTGCCAATGAAAAAGCGCTATGAGGAAGTGAGCCATATTCTGGAAAAAATGCAGACGGCGCTGAAAGACAATGGCGTCAATGCGCAGATTGCCGCCAAGCAGCTGTATCATGACCGTGAAGAGATCACCGTGCACGTGCGCCGTATTTGGGCGGCGACCAGTCCAAAAGCCAATGCTTATCGCCGCTATCGCGATGACGAGTAA